The genomic segment TTTCATATTTTCTGCACAACAGATGATGAGCAGGGAATTGCCGATGTTGAATTCCTGGTTCGTTACCAGGGGAGAAAGAGGGACGGGGTTCAGGGTGAATTTGAGCGGAGGCTAGTCAGTAATGTCTCGGGAATCATGGAGTTCTATCATCCTTTCATCCCCTTTTCCGGAACGGCAGATGTTCAGTTTGAACCGGGAAGCCGGGATTTTCATGCGGGTCTTCTTAACCTTGAGAAAGCAGGGCTGGATGTCTCATCTCTTCGTCAGTGGCTTGAAGAATCAACGATCAACTATGAACTAAATGTGGCATCAGGAGCCAGAACCGTCTCCATGGGCATCGTTCTCCTGCATACTGATAGTACCGGGTCTGCCCTGAATCAGGAAGATTCCTCTGTCAGTCTTCAGGAAACACTCTCCCAGGACGGGTACAACACCAGTCTTATGAATCTGAATCCCAGGGAAATCTCCAAAAAGTCGGAAGACGAATTTATCCGGGATCTGAGAGCCCTCTATAAAGGTAAATATACCCGGGTTGTCTTTGGTATTGTCGGTATTCGGGACTTTGAATCCAGAAATGATTCCTATAGAGTGAAGACCTCCGGTTCCATCAAGGTCGTCGATGTAGACAGCGGTGAAGTTCTCCTCACTCTTGAGCTGGATAAATCGGTAGAAAGCCGCAGCAATACTGTGGCTGTTTCGGCTTCATTTCAAGAACTGGGTAAAGCTTTTGCCGAAGAGGTGAAGCGCTCCCTGGAATAATCCAATCAGGTCAACCGTCTCATTGAACAGGATACCCTAAAAAGGTATTCTACTGTTCTTATGAATCATGAAAACTACGATCCAGATGACAGGATTGCTGCCCTGGCCACACCCTGGGCTGAAAGTGCCATAGCTGTCATTCGAACTTCCGGGCAGGGAAGTATTGAAGTCCTCTCTCCCCTGATCAAGGCAGATCTTGTCAATCAGGAATCTCGAAAAATGCTCTACACCACCCTGAAGGATCCTCAATCGGGAGAATCCTTGGATGAAATCATGATCGTTCCCTTCCGGGCTCCCGGCAGTTATACCGGTCAGGAAAGTGTCGAGCTGTATTGTCACGGCAGCCTTCCAGGGGTACAGAAGATTCTGAACCTGCTCTTTCGCTCCGGCTTCAGACAGGCCTCACCGGGAGAATTCACCTTTCGTGCCTTTATTCATGGCAAGATGGATCTGACCCGGGCCGAAGCTGTGCAGGAAATTATCAGTTCTAAAACAGGGAAAGCCCAGTCTCTGGCACTGAACCGCTTATCCGGAGTTCTCGAAAAACGCATCAATCATTTTAAAGATAGTGCCACCGGTATGGCGGCCTTGTTTGCCATTCAGCTGGATTACCCCGATGATGAAGTGGAATCTCCCCCCCTGCCTCTGAAAGAGATCGAGGAGATAAAGAATGGGTTGAAAGAACTCATTGATTCCTACAGGGTGGGTAAAATCTATCAGGAAGGTGTGGTCATTGTTCTGGCGGGTAGAACCAATGTTGGAAAATCCAGTTTGTTCAATCTCTTTCTGAAAGAAGACCGCTCCATCGTATCGGATGTTCATGGAACGACCAGAGACTATCTGGAATCCTGGATTTCTCTGGGGGGCATCCCTGTGAGGTTGTATGATACAGCGGGTCTGCGGAAATTCGAGGATTCTGTCGAAGAAGAAGGCATCCGAAGAACCCGGGAGGTCATGGAAAATGCCCATATTCTGATTTATGTTCTCGACGGCAGCATCGACTTATCTGAAGAAGAAGAAGAGATGCTGGCCCAATCTCATCCGGAGGGTAAAGGCAAACGGGTTGTTGTCTGGAATAAGGCAGATCTCAGTCAAAACAGGGCTCCCGCGGGAGCAATTCCTGTCAGCGCCGTTACAGGCCAGGGTTTCACCGAGCTTGAGGATGCCCTGAGGCTTCAGATTTTTGCTGATACATCTCAGATCGGCGCCGAGGCTGTCGTTGATTCACTTAGACAAAAAGAACTTCTTGAAAGGGCCTTTGCCGGGGTTGTAAAAGTAGAGGAGGCTATTCATAATGGCCTGCCTGTGGATGTCCTGGCCATGGATCTGCATGATGTTCTGCAGGCTTTGGGAGAGATCACAGGAGAGGTTTCCTCTTCGGATATTCTGGAAAGGATGTTCTCCAACTTTTGTGTCGGTAAGTAATCCGGCTTAAGGACTTATAGATTCAATGGAATTTGATGCAATCGTCATCGGCGGCGGACATGCCGGTATTGAAGCTTCTCTGGCCCTTGCCCGCCTTGATTTCTCTACACTCCTTATTACTCAAAGCCTGGATGCTATCGGCCGGCTCTCCTGCAACCCTGCCATCGGCGGTTTGTCAAAGGGTAATATTGTTCGTGAAGTGGATGCCCTGGGTGGTGAGATGGCCCGTCTTATCGATGCGTCGATGATTCAGTTCCGCATCCTCAACCGAAGCCGTGGTCCTGCCGTTCAGGCTCCCCGGGCTCAGGCCGACAAAAATCAGTATTCCCGTCTTGCAAAGCAGACTCTGGAATTCCAGAAAAACCTGCATATTTTTCAGGATACTGTCGTCGATATCATCACAGATACGGATGACCGCATCTGTCAGGGTGTTGTCACCGAAAGAGGCCGGAGATTCACATCCCGGACTGTCGTCATGACCACGGGTACCTTTATGGGCGGGAAGATCTTCATTGGTGATTTTTCCCAGTCTTCTGGTCGTCTGGGAGAGCCTGCCGCCATTGGTCTGGGGAGTTCTCTGCGAAACAGAGGCTATACCCTGGGGCGTCTTAAGACGGGTACTCCTGCCAGGGTCAATAAGCTGAGCCTCGATTTTTCAAAGATGGATGAACAAGGGGGAGACCCCACCATGCAGGCCTTCTCCTTCTTCAGGGAAAAATCAGAGCGGCCTCAGGTTCCCTGCCATATCACCTATACCAACGAAAAGACCCATCAGATCATCCGTGATAACTTTCATTTATCACCTCTCTTCTCGGGTGAAATCGTCGGAACAGGCCCTCGGTACTGCCCCTCCATCGAAGACAAGGTCAAACGTTTTCCTGACAGGGAGCGGCATCAGATCTTTGTCGAACCAGAAGGTTTGGATACCCAGGAAATGTACCTCAACGGTATCTCTTCTTCCCTGCCCGAACTGGTTCAGGAATCATTCCTGCGGACCTTACCGGGACTCGAGAATGTGCAGGTCATGAGACCTGGTTATGCTGTGGAATATGATTATATGGATCCCACACAGCTTTTTTCCTCCCTGGAGAGTAAAAGGCACCGCGGTCTGTATGTTGCAGGTCAGACCAATGGCACTTCGGGATATGAAGAAGCCGCCTGTCAGGGTCTGATGGCAGGCATCAATGCTGCCCGGAAGATGCAGGGCAAGGACCCTCTGGTCCTGACCCGGGCCGAAGCCTATACGGGTGTTCTCATCGATGACCTGGTCACCATGGGAACGGAAGAACCCTACAGGATGTTTACATCCCGGGCGGAGTACCGTCTCTCTCTCCGGCATGATGATGCGGATATGCGGCTTTTCCCCTACTGTGAAGAGATCGGTCTGGCATCGGATCAGATGAGAGAGATGTTTTATAAAAAGAGAGACGGAATAGAAGAGATCAAGGAACTCCTCAGGCAGAAAAGAGTCAGTGTTCACTGGACAGAAGATAATGCTGTATTGATGCCTCATGTTGGGAAAAGCCTCTATATGACTCTTAAGGATCCGGCTGTTACCATGGAGAGCCTGACCGGATATCAGCCTGATCTAAACAATTATTCTCTTCCCTGGCTTCAACATTCGGAGCTGGATGTGAAATACGAAGGCTATGTGGCCCGTCAGGAGAGGCAGATTGTACGGTTTAAGAAGATGGAATACATGCTGATCCCCGAGGGATTTGATTATGAGGCTATAGAGGGAATCTCAAAAGAATCCCGGGAAAAATTAAAAAAAATCCAGCCCCGCTCAGTCGGTCAGGCTTCTAGAATCTCAGGTGTCCGTTCATCGGATATCGCCGTCCTGACGGTTTTGTTAAGCAGAAAGGGTAAATACCTGAACAAGTAGAATTAATTGGAATTCTGGAAAATGGTCTGGCCCGGATGGGTCTGGAGCCGGATGCAGGAAAAGTGGCTCTTATAGACCGTTATATTAAAGAGCTTGAACTCTGGAATCCACGTTATGGACTTGTGAATGCCGAAGGTGATGATCTGATAATCCGCCATATTCTAGACTCCCTGTCCGGAGTGAAAACCATGCAGGGTCTGGGACCCGCTGTCGTTGCCGATATTGGCTCCGGAGCAGGTTTGCCCGGTATCCCCCTGGCCATCATGCTGCCGAAGATCCGCTTTCATCTTGTGGAACGTTCGGGAAAGAGGACCGGTTTCTTAAGGAATATTATTCTGACACTGGGACTGAACAATGTTTCTGTGATGGAAGAATCTATGGAAAATTTGACAGAACGATATGAACTTGTCACCTTCAGAGGATTTTCTCCCTTTGAGAATAAACTGATCAAGCATTTGAAAAAGATACTTTGCGAACAAAAAGGAACTGTTCTCGCCTACAAGGGCAGGAAGGCTCAGATTCTAGAAGAGCTGAATGCCCTGGATGAAGATCCGGAGAGAGAGATTACAACCCTCCCCGTTAATGTTCCCTTCCTGGAGGAAGAACGGCATCTTGTTATAATGCATTTGCACTAGGCTGGCTGCTTATTTTCAGTTTGTTCAGGAGTTTCATCAGGTTTTCTTTGGGCAGTAGGTCTATGAGCCGGGCTTCCACAAACTGCTGAGCTTCCTCTGAAAAGACTCCGGCAGTGAGGCAGAAACCGCGCCCTGCATGAACTTCTTTCACACGGGCATAGAGTTCCCTCACAGAGAAATCTCCGATTTTTCCTTCATCTCTATAAAAACGGAAGACAATCAGGTCCTCCCATTTTCGGGCTTTCACCTCAGCCAGGATATCTACATATTCATTTTTATGAACGGAAATATCCATGACCTTGATTCTTGTTTTGGGAAAGAGTATCAGTGTCAGCTGGCGGCAGAGTGTTATGAACTCCGATATGGGAGCAATAAGGTAGGTCTGCAGGTTTCTGTTGCCCGTCAGCTCCTTGATCTTTTTTCTTTGAACTTCAACATCCTTGTATTTTGGATTGATGCCATACAAATCGTTCAACTGCTCCAGGGCCTTATCCAGTTCGGATGTCTGGTTGTAGCAGTCTGCCAGTCTATATTTAAGCTCCAGAAGGACGTCTTCTGCAATCTCTTTGTGCTTCAGTCCGATTTCAAAATCCATAATGGCCTTGTCATATTCTCTCTTCTGCTTATTCACTGTACCGCTATAGAGGGCAGATTTCGGTCCCCAATCAGGATCTGCCCGTAAATGGCTGAAAATTTTGAGGGCCTGATCCATCTGTGCTATTTCAAAGAGGGACCGGGCAAGAGAGAAAAGGGCTTCCTTGTCGTCGGGATGACCCGTGGCTGCGCTGCGTAGATAGGTCGAGGCTTCCTTGAATCTGCGCAGCTTGTAGAGGCTGAGTCCGCAATAACGCAGGCTCTCATGATCATTGCTGACGGATTTCAAGGCCTGCATCAGGTAGGCTACAGATTTTTCATAGTTT from the Oceanispirochaeta sp. genome contains:
- the rsmG gene encoding 16S rRNA (guanine(527)-N(7))-methyltransferase RsmG, whose translation is MGLEPDAGKVALIDRYIKELELWNPRYGLVNAEGDDLIIRHILDSLSGVKTMQGLGPAVVADIGSGAGLPGIPLAIMLPKIRFHLVERSGKRTGFLRNIILTLGLNNVSVMEESMENLTERYELVTFRGFSPFENKLIKHLKKILCEQKGTVLAYKGRKAQILEELNALDEDPEREITTLPVNVPFLEEERHLVIMHLH
- the mnmG gene encoding tRNA uridine-5-carboxymethylaminomethyl(34) synthesis enzyme MnmG: MEFDAIVIGGGHAGIEASLALARLDFSTLLITQSLDAIGRLSCNPAIGGLSKGNIVREVDALGGEMARLIDASMIQFRILNRSRGPAVQAPRAQADKNQYSRLAKQTLEFQKNLHIFQDTVVDIITDTDDRICQGVVTERGRRFTSRTVVMTTGTFMGGKIFIGDFSQSSGRLGEPAAIGLGSSLRNRGYTLGRLKTGTPARVNKLSLDFSKMDEQGGDPTMQAFSFFREKSERPQVPCHITYTNEKTHQIIRDNFHLSPLFSGEIVGTGPRYCPSIEDKVKRFPDRERHQIFVEPEGLDTQEMYLNGISSSLPELVQESFLRTLPGLENVQVMRPGYAVEYDYMDPTQLFSSLESKRHRGLYVAGQTNGTSGYEEAACQGLMAGINAARKMQGKDPLVLTRAEAYTGVLIDDLVTMGTEEPYRMFTSRAEYRLSLRHDDADMRLFPYCEEIGLASDQMREMFYKKRDGIEEIKELLRQKRVSVHWTEDNAVLMPHVGKSLYMTLKDPAVTMESLTGYQPDLNNYSLPWLQHSELDVKYEGYVARQERQIVRFKKMEYMLIPEGFDYEAIEGISKESREKLKKIQPRSVGQASRISGVRSSDIAVLTVLLSRKGKYLNK
- the mnmE gene encoding tRNA uridine-5-carboxymethylaminomethyl(34) synthesis GTPase MnmE — protein: MNHENYDPDDRIAALATPWAESAIAVIRTSGQGSIEVLSPLIKADLVNQESRKMLYTTLKDPQSGESLDEIMIVPFRAPGSYTGQESVELYCHGSLPGVQKILNLLFRSGFRQASPGEFTFRAFIHGKMDLTRAEAVQEIISSKTGKAQSLALNRLSGVLEKRINHFKDSATGMAALFAIQLDYPDDEVESPPLPLKEIEEIKNGLKELIDSYRVGKIYQEGVVIVLAGRTNVGKSSLFNLFLKEDRSIVSDVHGTTRDYLESWISLGGIPVRLYDTAGLRKFEDSVEEEGIRRTREVMENAHILIYVLDGSIDLSEEEEEMLAQSHPEGKGKRVVVWNKADLSQNRAPAGAIPVSAVTGQGFTELEDALRLQIFADTSQIGAEAVVDSLRQKELLERAFAGVVKVEEAIHNGLPVDVLAMDLHDVLQALGEITGEVSSSDILERMFSNFCVGK
- a CDS encoding tetratricopeptide repeat protein — its product is MPLLIPFIIIIVALFIIVSVVTGKDKKDLSGNQIHDRNSILKEANKRLASNPKDSQALTALADLHFAEQNYPQAMKTYGILMDLCATNSRLDEHRINLNFGLSAMKAKVWTEAYKSLTIARTKEPENFDINASMGVLEYRRKNYEKSVAYLMQALKSVSNDHESLRYCGLSLYKLRRFKEASTYLRSAATGHPDDKEALFSLARSLFEIAQMDQALKIFSHLRADPDWGPKSALYSGTVNKQKREYDKAIMDFEIGLKHKEIAEDVLLELKYRLADCYNQTSELDKALEQLNDLYGINPKYKDVEVQRKKIKELTGNRNLQTYLIAPISEFITLCRQLTLILFPKTRIKVMDISVHKNEYVDILAEVKARKWEDLIVFRFYRDEGKIGDFSVRELYARVKEVHAGRGFCLTAGVFSEEAQQFVEARLIDLLPKENLMKLLNKLKISSQPSANAL